The Streptomyces sp. RKND-216 genomic sequence CGGTGCGCAGCCGGGCGGCCACGCGGCGGGCGCGGCGCCCGTCACGGCTCCACACGCTGGAGTTCAGGCCGTACGGGGTGGCGTTGGCGCGGCGGACGGCCTCGTCCTCGTCAAAGACGCGGTAGACGGAGACCACCGGGCCGAAGGTCTCCTGGGTGCACAGCGTCATCGACGGCTCCACCCCGTCGAGGACGGTCGGTTCGAAGAAGAGCGGGCCGACGTCGGGCCGGGCGCGGCCGCCGGTCAGCACGGTGGCGCCCTTGGCGACGGCCTCCCCGACGTGCTCGGTGACCAGCTCGAACTGCCGCTGTGAGACCAGCGAGCCCATCTCGGCGCCGAACGCGAGGTGCCGGCCGAGCCGTACGGCCTTCGTGCGGGCGACGAACTTCTCCAGGAAGGCGTCCGCGACGGACTCGTGGACATAGAGCCGTTCGACGGAGATGCACAGCTGGCCCGCGGAGGAGAACGCGGCACGGACGGCGCCCTCCGCGGCCTTGTCGAGGTCGGCGTCCTCCAGCACCAGCATGGCGTTCTTGCCGCCGAGTTCGAGGGAGCAGCCGATCAGACGGGCGGCCGCGTTCTGTGCGACCTCGCGGCCGGTGCGGGTAGAGCCGGTGAACGACACGTAGTCGGCCTGCGCGACGACGACCGGACCGACGACCGGGCCGTCACCGATCACCATCTGCCACACCTCGGGCGGCAGCCCCGCCTCGACCAGCAGCTCCCGCGCCCACAGGGCGGTCAGCGCGGTCTCGGTGTCCGGCTTCATGACGAGCGCGTTGCCGGAGACGAGGGCCGGGAGGGCGTCGCCGACGGACAGTTCCAGCGGGTAGTTCCACGGCGCGATCTGGCCGACGACGCCGCGCGGGTGACGGTGCTCGGTGACCTTGGTGAGCACCGGGATGGCGCCGGTGTGGCCCTTCGACCGCAGGTACGCCGGAGCCTTGCGGCCGTAGTGGCGGGCCGCTACGGCGACGGCGAGCACCTCCTCGTGCGCGTGCAGCCGCACCTTGCCGGTCTCCAGCTGGATCAGGTCCAGCACCTCGTCCTGGCGGGCGAGGAGGAGATCGTGGAAGCGCAGCAGGACGGCCGCGCGCTCCCGTACGCTACGGGCCGCCCACGCCGTCTGGCCGGCACGCGCCCGCTCGAAGGCGGTGAGCACGTCGCCGGGTGTGGACTCCGGCAGCCGAGCGAGCACCTCGCCGGTGAGCGGGCAGTGGTTCACGGTGCGCTGGGAGCCGACGACGGCGCGGGTGAGGCGTGCGACGACGTCGGGCGTGACGACGTCGGCGGCAGTCCGCCCGCCAGCGCCCCCGTCCGGCGCCTCCGCGACCGGATTACCGCGGTCCGGTTCGGCCGGGGCGGTGTCGGCGGCGGGGGGCGGGCTGACCGTGTCCTGCGAGTCCGTCATGCGCGCAGAGTACGGTCGCGGGTGCCACGTGTATACCCGTCGGTAACCGTCTTCACCGGAGCTTTACCATCACGCCAGTGGACACTGGCACGGTCTCCCCGCCGCGACGGAGAGCGGCCGGAGAGTGGGGGCGCCGCCCCGCCCCGGGCCCGGACGCCGACGGGCCGGCCGCACGCCGTGGCGACGGAAACCGGGAGTGGCGGACGCGGGACGAGGACAGCCGACTGGAAGAACGGGCGACCCTGACTCGCGACCCCGGCGGTCCGGAGGGGCTACCGCAGGACGCGGTAGGTGTCGGCGGCGCCCTCGAACCAGCGGTCGACCGCGTCACGCTCGTCGTCCGGGCCGATGACCAGCACCAGGTGGTACCGGCCGTCGAGGATCATCGCCCGGTTCCGCACGTAGACGTCGCGCCCGCTGGCGTCCTGCCAGGTGTAGGTGCCCTCGGCCATCGCCGTGTCGCCCACGTCGATGCGCCGCAGCCCGGAGGCCGACGACCAGTCAGAGGTGCGGAACGGCTCCAGCTCGCGCTCGCCGTCGCTCTGGTACGCCATCGGGTCGCTGCCGAACTTCTCCGTCGAATCACGACCCTTGACGACCACCATCTCGAACTCACCGCTGTCGAACCGCACCTGGCCGCGCCCGTTCGGGGCATTGCGGTCCCATCCCTCAGGCACCGCGATGCGGAAGCCCGTCGGATCCTCGTGCAGGCGGAAGCCGTCTGCGGGGGCGGCCGGTTCGGAGGTCTGCGGCGCGGTCTCCCCCGACGGCTCCCGCTCGTCGTCCGGCTGCCCCGCCGTCTCCCCGGGCGCCGGCCCGCCGGACGCGGGCGGCGCCTCGGGCTGTTCCAGCGAGCTGCGGCGGCTGCCGTCGTCCACGGTGTCCTGCTTCGGCATGAACCACATCGCGTACAGCACGGCCGCAGTGAGCAACAGCAGCACGCCCCCGAGGAGGAGCCGGCCCAGGCTCTTCGGGCTGCGGCCGGTACCGCCTGCCCTCGGCGCCCGGACGGGGCGCGGCGGGCGTGACTCCTGCGGCTGCCGCGGCGCGGGTTCGGGACGCGCCGCGCGTTCCCGCCGGGCAGCGGGGCGCGGGGCGGCCGGCGCGTGGCGCTGCGTACGCCGCGCGCCGCCGCGCGGTCCGCGGCCGGTACGCCTCCTGCGGACCAGTTCGCCGCGGCGGCGCTTGACGGGCAGCCGGCGCGGGTCGGCGGGGCGGCCGGCCTCCAGGGACGGCGGCGCGGTGAGCGTGTAGCGGCCGACGTCCGGCTCCGGTGCGGAGCGGATCAGCGACCGCAGCCAGCCGCGCAGCACCTCGAAGTCGGGCCGCTCGGTGGGGTCCTGGCGCATCAGGGACTCAACGACCGGACGCAGCGGGCCGCACTCCTCGGCGAACGCGGGCGGTTCGGCGCACACCATCTGCACCAGTTCGGCGACGTCGTCCTCCGGGTAGGGCGCGTGGCCCTGGACGGCGCGGAAGAGGAGGACGCCGAGGGCCCACAGGTCGGCCGACGGGCCGACGGGCGGCGCAAGGCGCCAGTTTTCGTGGACCGGTCCGGCCTGTTCGGGCGCCCAGCGTTCGGTCGTCGCACCGACCATCGTCATCCGCGCCTGGCGGGCCCGTTCGGCGGCGAGCGAGGTGGTGGGGCCGCGGTGGCGTTCGGCGTGCTCCGTCCCTGCGGCTGCCTCCTCGTCGCCCGGGACGTCCGGCACGGAGTCCCGCTGCTCGGGCGCCCACGGTGTCGGCACGGAACGGCCGGGGGCCCGGCGCGGGCCGGGCAGCGCGGCCGGACCGTGCGGGTCCGTACCGTGCGCCTCCGGGCCCCGGTCTGCCGGGGCGTACGGGCTGCCGTGCGGTCCGTACGGGGCATACGGGTCATGCGGTCCGCTGCCGGGATCGTCCGCCGAGGGGCCGGAATCCTTGGTCCACCAGTCGGCGCCCCGACGCTGCTGCGCCTCGGCGGCGACCCGGGCTGTGGCCGCCTGCGCGCCGGCCCGGTAGGCCGCGATGGCTCCGCGCCGGGCGGCACGGGCGGCGGGTCCGCCGCCGGAGTCGGCGCCCTCGAACCCGAAGATTCCCTCCCGGCCGGGCACGGGCACGGCGTCCGCAGTCCCGTCGCCGAACTCCGCCGTGCCCGGCGCATCCGGGCCGGCGAACGTCGCGGGCAGCGGCCCTCGCTGGTCCCGGTCGCGGTCCTGCTCCCGGTGCTGCTCCCGGTGCTGGTCCTGGTCCTGGTGCTGGTGCTGGCGCGCGGCGAGGGCGTGCGGCGCGTCGCGGTGGAAGCCCGCGGGCAGGGGACTCTGCGCCGCGCTGGGAAGACCCGGCACGGCGCGGGCGAGCGCGGCGGTGTCCGCCGGCGCCGGGCGGCCCGGCTGGGCGGCGGGCGGTATCCCGCCGCGCGGTTCGGCGGTGGAGCGCGAAGGGTCGGGGAGCGGGTCGTGGCCGCACAGCGCCTCCTCCGCCGCCCCGGCGGCCAGGCCGGTGAGGACGGCACGCCCGTCGTCGCAGACCAGCACCGTGCGGGCGGTGACGTTGCGGTGCACCCATCCGTGGGCGTGCACCGTGCGCAGCGCGGCCAGCACGTCGGCGGCGATCTCCGCCGCCCGGTGAGCGGCGAGCGGACGGGCGGCGATCAGCTCGGACAGCGGCCGCGCGGGCAGGAGTTCACTGATCACCCACAGCGCGTCGCCCTCCACGAAGGCGTCGAAGACCTGGTCCAGCCGTGGATGGTCGGGTATGCGGGACGCGGCGAGGGCCGCCTCGACGGCGCGGCGCACCGCCGGGTCGGAGGGCTGCCGGGTCGCCCCGGCGCTCCCCCCGTTGGCACCCGCCCGGCCGGGAGGCCCGTCGTCCAGGAACTCGGCCTCGACGACTTCGGGCAGCAGGACCCGGCGGGCCAGCACCTCCTGGCCGCTGGCCGTGTCGTACGCCGGAGTGCTGGCCGGTTCGGCGAAGTCGTCGGCCACGTGCGGCAGTCGGTAGCGTCCGGCGAGGAGCCGTCCCGCGTACTCCACGTCGTCGTCCACAGCGCCTCCCCACCGTGCCGAGCAGAGCCTGTCGAAACCGTTCGGCTTCCGTCATGTTGCGGATGCGTACGGTCCACGAACTCTCACGATACGTGCTGTCGCGGCGTCACGCCGCCGCCCGCGCACGGATCGTGACGTCTGTCCCGGACCGGACGGACCTCAGCGCGGCCGGAAGGTCTCGAAGGCGGTCTCGCGCAGAGTGGTGCAGGCCTCGCCGTCCCACGCGTCGGCCTTGCAGGTCACCAGGATGGCGTGGCCCTGGCCGTCGTCCACCTTGAAGCCGCGGTTGATCACCCGTACCCGTTGGCCGTCCTCGGTGCGTTCGAAGACCCAGTCGGCGACGGTCGGGTAGTCGCGCCACTCGGCCTCTTCCATGCTCACGCGCTTGTAGTCGGTGCTCTGACTGCGGGTCGCCCCCTCGAGCCCTTCCCAGGCCGCCAGTGCGTCGTCACCGGGGCGGCCCGTGTAGTCGACCTGTATGCGCGGGTAACCGCCGTCTGCCGGCCGGTACTTGGCGCCCGAACCGCGACCCGCCTCGCCGTACATCTCGAAGCCCTCGGGCATCGCCAGCGAGAAGTGGAAGCGGGAGTTCTCCACCGTGGTGTATCCCTCGGGGAGGCGGGCGCCGTCCTGGCCCGCGCCGTCGTCGCCGCCCTCGCCGTCGTCCTGCTCGTCGTCACTGCTCGGTGTGGGGTCCGGCGCCGGCTTCTCGCCGCCCTCGCCCGTGCCGGAGGTGCCGTTGTCGGCGTTCTCGTCCTTCTTGCCGGGGTCCTTGCCGGCGCTGTTGCCGCCGTCGCCGGTGCCCGAACCGCTGCCGCTGCCGCCGTCGTCGTCACCGTTGGCGATCACCGCGCCGATGATCACCAGCACGGTCACGAGGACTCCGGCCACGATCAGGGCCCGCTTGCCGCCGGGGCTCTTGAGCGTGGCGAGCAGGTCGCCCCCGGAGCGTGCGGGAGCGGGGCCGCCGGCCTGGCTCGCGACTGGTCCGGGGGCGTCGCCCGGGCCGGAGGCGTGGGCCGCGACGACGCCTTCGCCGGACTTCTCCTCCGCGCCGTCCTTCTTCTCCGGGGTCGCCCCCTCGTCCGCCGCTCCCGTCGAGGCGGAGCCCGAGGCCGCGTCGGCCGCAGCGGCGGCGCGTGCGGACTTCAGGGCGCCGCGCAGCCGCTCGCCGGAACGCGTACTGCCGCCGCGGGTCGCGTTGCGCCCGCTGGTGGTGCCGCGCGACCAGGGCGACGCGGCGGAGCCCTTCGCGTCCTCACCGGACTTCCCGTCGCCGGCGTCCCCGTCCTCGGGAGCGGGCGGCAGCATGACCGTGCGCGTGGCGTCGGGCACCTCGGGCACGGCGGCGGCGCCGGACGCCACGGCGTCCAGCAGGGTGTACGCGCCGTCGACGTCCAGCCGCTTCTCGGGGTCCTTCTCCAGCAACCCGTAGAGCACGTCGGTGAGTTCGCCGGCCTTCGTCGGCGGCGGCACCGGCTCGGTCATCACCGCGGTCAGCGTGGAGAGCGCAGAGCCCTTGTCGTAGGGCGGGCGCCCCTCGACGGCCGCGTACAGCAGTCCGCCCAGGGACCACAGGTCGGCGGGCGGACCCGGCGGCTTGCCGCGGGCGCGTTCGGGCGAGATGTAGGAGGGGGCGCCGACGAGCATGCCGGTCGAGGTGATAGAGGGGTCTCCCTCGACCTTGGCGATGCCGAAGTCGGTGAGCACGACGCGGTCGGTGCCCTCCTCCATCAGCACGTTGGACGGCTTCACGTCGCGGTGCAGGATGCCCTCGCGGTGTGCGGCGCGCAGCACGTCGAGGACCGCGAGACCCACCTCGGCGGCCCGGCGCGGCGTCAGCGGGCCCTCCGTGCGGATGCGGTCGGCCAGCGAGCCGCCCTCGACCAGCTCCATGACGATCCACGGGCGGTCGTCCTCGTCCACGACGTCGAACACGGTGACGGCGCTGCCGCTGCGGATGCGGGCGATGGCCTTCGCCTCGCGCCGGGTGCGGGTGATGAGGCGCTGCTTCTCGTCCTCGTCCACGCTCGACGGGAACCGCAGTTCCTTCACCGCGACCGTGCGGCCCAGGGTTTCGTCCGTGCCGCGCCACACCGTTCCCATGCCGCCGCGGCCCAGCACACCCTCGAGCCGGTAACGGCCGCCGACGAGGCGGCCCTCCTCAACGTCCTGGCCCATGAAACCCCTTGCTTCCCCTCAAGCGGCCGACTCCTCGGCGGATACCCATTGTGGCCTACCTCAAGGGACCGCGTGCACGCGGGCAGGTGCCCAACGGGCCCCCGCACGGCGGGCACAGGACCGTCCCGTCGTCCCCTCCCCCGGCGGGCACCGGGGCGGCTACCGCAGCACGCCCTCCAGGTAGTCCGCGCCCAGGCGCACCACGACCCGCAGGTCGAGCTGGTGCAGCACGTACCGGCCGCGGCGGCGCGTGGTCAGCAGACCCACCTTGCGCATCTGCGTCAGATGCCGAAACACCTCCGGCGCGCTGATGCCCATCGACTCGGCCAACTCCCCCGTCGTGTACGGCGCGCGGGCGAGGAAGCGGGCGAGCCGCATCCTCGCGGGGTGGGCGAGCACCTCGAGCCGCTGCTGGACGAGGCGCACGGACACCGCCGACCGCGCCTCCGGCGCGGTGACGGGAGTGCGGCGCGGCGTCCTGAAGGGCGGGACGGCTGCCGCACCAGGGCGGGCGGGAGGCGCGTGCCGTCTTCCGCCCGCGTCCTTCTGCTCGGGGCGCACGACGTGTACAAGTGGCATGTCCACATCACCCCAATGCGGCACCGCGCCCCCCACACTCTCGTGAAAGCGAGCCCCACATGGCACCGTCCCCTTCCCCCCGCCCGAGACGCGCCCCGCGCGACGGCGCACGGCGGTTCCGCCTCCGCGCCGGCGTCGCCGCACTGGCGGCGGCCCTCTCCGTCCTCGTCGGCACCGCCGCCCCCGCCGGGGCGGAGCCCGCCGAGGCCCCGCCCTCGGGCACACTGCGCAGCTCCGTCGCCGAGGCGACGCTCGGCCGCGCCGACGCCACCACGGCACGGCTGGCAGCCGACTCCCGCGAGAGCCAGGTCGCCGTCGAACGGCGGGCCGGCGACGGCCGGTGGGCCTTCGGCTCGACCGTCCTGACCGCGCCGCCGGACAAGCACGCCTCGCCGGAGGGCTGGTTGTACGTCGCGCGGGCCGAAGGCGGCGCGTGGGACGTCGCGCTTGAGGGCAGTGCGGAGTTCCGCACGCTGGTCGAGCGCGCGCCCGGCACGCTGCTCTCCGCGCAGGAACGGTCGGTCCTCGGCAAGGTCGGCACCCGTGAGCCGCAGGGCGCCGCCGGGTTCGCCAACACCGGGCTGACGCTGCCGTGGGCGGTGGGCCAGACCTGGACCTGGACCGGCGGGCCGCACCCGTTCGGCGTCGGGGCGGGCGGCGCGTGGAGCTCCCTGGACTTCTCCGGCGGCGACGGCATCGCCCGCGCGGCCCGCGGGGGCGTGGCGTACGCGATGTGCGCCTCCGGCGGCTACCGCGGCTGGATCCGGATCTACCACGACAACGGCCTGTCCACGGACTACTACCACCTGGTCAACAACATCACGCCGCAGGGCGCCTCGGTGGGCGCCGGCACCGCCCTCGGCCACATCGGCAACGACGTCTCCTGCGGCGGCGCGTCCAGCGGCCCGCACGTGCACTTCTCGCTGCTGAGCGGCGACAGCTACATCAACGTGCACGGCGCCGTGATCGGCGGCTGGCAGTTCGCAGCCGGCGGTGCCCCGTACCAGGGCACCGCGTACAACGGCAGCGTGACGGTCGGCGTGGGTGCCAACATCCCCAACTACGGCCCGTCGCTGGCGAAGCAGCACGAGGGGCACTGACCGGCGGCCGCGTGCGCCCGGCCGGCCGCTCCGGCCGGCCGCACGCGGCCCGGGACCCGAGGGCCGGCGGGCCCGGGCGGCGGCGTCAGAGCGGCACGATGTCCGGCGCGCCCAGGCGGGCGGCGTCGGCGGTGAGGTCGTCGGGCTGGCGCTGCGACTCCCGTTCGGCCTCCACCCGCTTCCGGTAGTGCTGGACCTCGCGGTCGATCTGCTCGGCGTCCCAGCCGAGCACCGGAGCCATCAGCTCCGCGCACTCGTGGGCGCTGCGCGTCCCGCGGTCGAAGGTCTCGATGGAGATCCGCGTACGACGGGTGAGTACGTCGTCCAGGTGGCGGGCGCCCTCGTGGGTGCAGGCGTAGACGATCTCCGCCTTGAGATAGTCGTCGGCCGCGGGCAGCGGTTCGCCCAGCTTCGGATCCCCGGCGATCAGCTCCAGCACCTCCTCGGTGAGCGAGCCGTAACGCCCCAGCAGGTGCTCGACCCGGGCCACGTGCAGGCCGGTGCGGGCGGCGATGCGGGCGCGGGCGTTGAACATCGCGCGGTACCCCTCGGCGCCGACCAGCCGCACGTCCTCAGTGCAGCAGTCCGCGACCCGGTGGTCCAGCCCGTGCACCGCCTCGTCCACCGCGTCCTTGGCCATCACCCGGTACGTCGTGTACTTGCCGCCCGCGACCACGACCATCCCCGGCACGGGGTGGGCGACGGTGTGCTCCCGGGAGAGCTTGCTGGTGGCCTCCGACTCGCCGGCCAGCAGCGGCCGCAGGCCCGCGTACACGCCCTCCACGTCGTCCCGCGTCAGCGGAGTGGCGAGCACCGAATTGACGTGTTCGAGCAGGTAGTCGATGTCCGCGCTCGATGCGGCGGGGTGCGCCTTGTCCAGGTCCCAGTCCGTGTCCGTGGTGCCGACGACCCAGTGCCGGCCCCACGGGATGACGAAGAGGACGCTCTTCTCGGTCCGCAGGATCAGGCCGGTGGTGGAGTTGATGCGGTCCTTGGGCACCACCAGGTGGATGCCCTTGGACGCGCGGACGTGGAACTTGCCGCGCTCGGCGATCAGCGCCTGCGTGTCGTCCGTCCACACGCCGGTCGCGTTGACGACCTGCTTGGCGCGGACCTCGTACTCGCCGCCCTGCTCCAGGTCCTGCACGCGGGCGCCGACGACGCGTTCACCCTCGCGCAGGAAGCCGGTCACCCGGGCCCGGTTGGCGGCGTGCGCGCCGTAGCGGGCGGCCGTACGGACGAGCGTGGCGACGTAACGGGCGTCGTCCATCTGCGCGTCGTAGTACTGCAGAGCGCCGACGAGAGCGTCCTTCTTCAAGCAGGGGGCCACGCGCAGCGCGCGCCGACGGGAGAGGTGACGGTGCATCGGCAGCCCGCGTCCGTGCCCGGAGGACAGCGACATCGCGTCGTAGAGCGCCACGCCCGAACCGGCGTAGAACCGCTCCCAGCCCTTGTGCTGCAGCGGGTAGAGAAACGGCACCGGCTTCACCAGGTGCGGCGCGATCCGCTCCAGCAGCAGCCCGCGTTCCTTCAGTGCCTCCCGGACCAGCGCGAAGTCCAGCATCTCCAGGTAGCGCAGACCGCCGTGGATCAGCTTGCTGGAACGGCTGGACGTACCGGAGGCCCAGTCCCGCGCCTCCACGATGCCGGTGGACAGGCCGCGGGTCGCCGCGTCCAGAACGGTGCCCGCGCCGACCACGCCCGCGCCGACGACGAGCACGTCCAGCTCGCGCTCGGCCATCCTCGCCAGCGCCTCGGTGCGCTGCTCCGGTCCCAGTGTCGCTGTCCTCACCGCGTCCTCCTCGGGGTTCGGTCCGGTCGTCCTCGGCCGCTGTCGTTGCGGTGTCTCGGTGTCGCTACCCGCGTCACATCGGGTGACGCTGTCGTATCCCTTCCCCGTCACTGTCGATGGTCCCCCATTCGCGCCACTTCGGCTGTTCACCGGGACTGCCACGCGGAGCAATACCACATATCTGTCATATAGGCCCTTAACCTGACAGAGCTGTCTTCGCCACTCGGCTCCGCGCCGGGCCGGTCAGCGCCGGTCCGCACGCGTCGCCACCGATCACCGGGGAAGGGGATGCCCGCAACCATGCGCGCAGATCTCGCCGTACTCGGTCTGGGCCATTCGGGTCTCCCGCTGGCCCGGGCCGCGACCGCCGCAGGTATCGGCACCATCGGCTGCGACCCGGACCCGCGCACCGTCGCCGACCTGGCCGCCGGCCGGGCGCCCGCCGACGGCTCGCTCACCGCGCCCGCACTGCGTCGGATGCTCTCCCAGGGCTTCCGCACCACCGGCGACCCGGCCGTCCTCGGCCGCGTCCGCACCGTCGTGATCTGCGTCGACACCCCGCTCGGCGCCGACCGCACGCTCGACCTGCGCCCGGTCCGGGAGGCCGCCCGCACGCTGGCACCGGTACTGCGGCCGCGCACCACCGTGGTGCTCCAGTCCACCGTCTACCCCGGCAGCACGGAGGAGTTCCTGCGCACCGTGCTGGAGGACGGCTCCGGGCTCGGCGCCGGTCGCGACTTCCACCTCGCCTACGCCCCCGACCGTCTCGACCCGGGGGACGGGGCGGGGGCCGACCTCGCCCGCATCCCCCAGGTGATCGGCGGCCTCACCCCCGCCTGCACGGAGGCCGCCGCGGCCTTCTACGGCCGGCTCACCGAGAAGGTCGTCCGCGCGCGCGGGCCGCGCGAGGCGGAGACGGCCGCGCTGCTGGAGACCAACTACCGGCAGATCAACATCGCGCTGATCAACGAGATGGCCGTCTTCTGCCACGACATCGGTGTCGACCTGTGGGACGTGATCCGCTGCGCGGAGACCAAGCCGTTCGGCTTCCATGCCTTCCGGCCGGGGCCCGGAGTGGGCGGCCACAGCGTGCCCATCGACCCCAACCACCTGTCATACCCGAGCCGTTCGCTCGGCTACCCGCTGCGGATGGTGGAACTGGCACAGGAGGTGAACGCC encodes the following:
- a CDS encoding succinic semialdehyde dehydrogenase; amino-acid sequence: MTDSQDTVSPPPAADTAPAEPDRGNPVAEAPDGGAGGRTAADVVTPDVVARLTRAVVGSQRTVNHCPLTGEVLARLPESTPGDVLTAFERARAGQTAWAARSVRERAAVLLRFHDLLLARQDEVLDLIQLETGKVRLHAHEEVLAVAVAARHYGRKAPAYLRSKGHTGAIPVLTKVTEHRHPRGVVGQIAPWNYPLELSVGDALPALVSGNALVMKPDTETALTALWARELLVEAGLPPEVWQMVIGDGPVVGPVVVAQADYVSFTGSTRTGREVAQNAAARLIGCSLELGGKNAMLVLEDADLDKAAEGAVRAAFSSAGQLCISVERLYVHESVADAFLEKFVARTKAVRLGRHLAFGAEMGSLVSQRQFELVTEHVGEAVAKGATVLTGGRARPDVGPLFFEPTVLDGVEPSMTLCTQETFGPVVSVYRVFDEDEAVRRANATPYGLNSSVWSRDGRRARRVAARLRTGTVNVNEGYAPAYGSVQAPMGGMGESGIGRRHGSEGILKYTEPQTVAHQRVLPMAPSMGMSDASYAAFMNVSLKALKLLRFR
- a CDS encoding glycerol-3-phosphate dehydrogenase/oxidase — its product is MRTATLGPEQRTEALARMAERELDVLVVGAGVVGAGTVLDAATRGLSTGIVEARDWASGTSSRSSKLIHGGLRYLEMLDFALVREALKERGLLLERIAPHLVKPVPFLYPLQHKGWERFYAGSGVALYDAMSLSSGHGRGLPMHRHLSRRRALRVAPCLKKDALVGALQYYDAQMDDARYVATLVRTAARYGAHAANRARVTGFLREGERVVGARVQDLEQGGEYEVRAKQVVNATGVWTDDTQALIAERGKFHVRASKGIHLVVPKDRINSTTGLILRTEKSVLFVIPWGRHWVVGTTDTDWDLDKAHPAASSADIDYLLEHVNSVLATPLTRDDVEGVYAGLRPLLAGESEATSKLSREHTVAHPVPGMVVVAGGKYTTYRVMAKDAVDEAVHGLDHRVADCCTEDVRLVGAEGYRAMFNARARIAARTGLHVARVEHLLGRYGSLTEEVLELIAGDPKLGEPLPAADDYLKAEIVYACTHEGARHLDDVLTRRTRISIETFDRGTRSAHECAELMAPVLGWDAEQIDREVQHYRKRVEAERESQRQPDDLTADAARLGAPDIVPL
- a CDS encoding nucleotide sugar dehydrogenase — encoded protein: MRADLAVLGLGHSGLPLARAATAAGIGTIGCDPDPRTVADLAAGRAPADGSLTAPALRRMLSQGFRTTGDPAVLGRVRTVVICVDTPLGADRTLDLRPVREAARTLAPVLRPRTTVVLQSTVYPGSTEEFLRTVLEDGSGLGAGRDFHLAYAPDRLDPGDGAGADLARIPQVIGGLTPACTEAAAAFYGRLTEKVVRARGPREAETAALLETNYRQINIALINEMAVFCHDIGVDLWDVIRCAETKPFGFHAFRPGPGVGGHSVPIDPNHLSYPSRSLGYPLRMVELAQEVNARMPRYVTQRAAALLNEHGKSARGARVLLLGVTYKADLADRAGSPAEEIASRLRDLGAEVGFHDPYVQRWEAGGVAVPRADSLYEAAGAADLTVLLQNHRVYDLQGLAAKSQLLLDTRGVSPTGAAHRL
- a CDS encoding protein kinase translates to MDDDVEYAGRLLAGRYRLPHVADDFAEPASTPAYDTASGQEVLARRVLLPEVVEAEFLDDGPPGRAGANGGSAGATRQPSDPAVRRAVEAALAASRIPDHPRLDQVFDAFVEGDALWVISELLPARPLSELIAARPLAAHRAAEIAADVLAALRTVHAHGWVHRNVTARTVLVCDDGRAVLTGLAAGAAEEALCGHDPLPDPSRSTAEPRGGIPPAAQPGRPAPADTAALARAVPGLPSAAQSPLPAGFHRDAPHALAARQHQHQDQDQHREQHREQDRDRDQRGPLPATFAGPDAPGTAEFGDGTADAVPVPGREGIFGFEGADSGGGPAARAARRGAIAAYRAGAQAATARVAAEAQQRRGADWWTKDSGPSADDPGSGPHDPYAPYGPHGSPYAPADRGPEAHGTDPHGPAALPGPRRAPGRSVPTPWAPEQRDSVPDVPGDEEAAAGTEHAERHRGPTTSLAAERARQARMTMVGATTERWAPEQAGPVHENWRLAPPVGPSADLWALGVLLFRAVQGHAPYPEDDVAELVQMVCAEPPAFAEECGPLRPVVESLMRQDPTERPDFEVLRGWLRSLIRSAPEPDVGRYTLTAPPSLEAGRPADPRRLPVKRRRGELVRRRRTGRGPRGGARRTQRHAPAAPRPAARRERAARPEPAPRQPQESRPPRPVRAPRAGGTGRSPKSLGRLLLGGVLLLLTAAVLYAMWFMPKQDTVDDGSRRSSLEQPEAPPASGGPAPGETAGQPDDEREPSGETAPQTSEPAAPADGFRLHEDPTGFRIAVPEGWDRNAPNGRGQVRFDSGEFEMVVVKGRDSTEKFGSDPMAYQSDGERELEPFRTSDWSSASGLRRIDVGDTAMAEGTYTWQDASGRDVYVRNRAMILDGRYHLVLVIGPDDERDAVDRWFEGAADTYRVLR
- a CDS encoding M23 family metallopeptidase — encoded protein: MAPSPSPRPRRAPRDGARRFRLRAGVAALAAALSVLVGTAAPAGAEPAEAPPSGTLRSSVAEATLGRADATTARLAADSRESQVAVERRAGDGRWAFGSTVLTAPPDKHASPEGWLYVARAEGGAWDVALEGSAEFRTLVERAPGTLLSAQERSVLGKVGTREPQGAAGFANTGLTLPWAVGQTWTWTGGPHPFGVGAGGAWSSLDFSGGDGIARAARGGVAYAMCASGGYRGWIRIYHDNGLSTDYYHLVNNITPQGASVGAGTALGHIGNDVSCGGASSGPHVHFSLLSGDSYINVHGAVIGGWQFAAGGAPYQGTAYNGSVTVGVGANIPNYGPSLAKQHEGH
- a CDS encoding serine/threonine-protein kinase translates to MGQDVEEGRLVGGRYRLEGVLGRGGMGTVWRGTDETLGRTVAVKELRFPSSVDEDEKQRLITRTRREAKAIARIRSGSAVTVFDVVDEDDRPWIVMELVEGGSLADRIRTEGPLTPRRAAEVGLAVLDVLRAAHREGILHRDVKPSNVLMEEGTDRVVLTDFGIAKVEGDPSITSTGMLVGAPSYISPERARGKPPGPPADLWSLGGLLYAAVEGRPPYDKGSALSTLTAVMTEPVPPPTKAGELTDVLYGLLEKDPEKRLDVDGAYTLLDAVASGAAAVPEVPDATRTVMLPPAPEDGDAGDGKSGEDAKGSAASPWSRGTTSGRNATRGGSTRSGERLRGALKSARAAAAADAASGSASTGAADEGATPEKKDGAEEKSGEGVVAAHASGPGDAPGPVASQAGGPAPARSGGDLLATLKSPGGKRALIVAGVLVTVLVIIGAVIANGDDDGGSGSGSGTGDGGNSAGKDPGKKDENADNGTSGTGEGGEKPAPDPTPSSDDEQDDGEGGDDGAGQDGARLPEGYTTVENSRFHFSLAMPEGFEMYGEAGRGSGAKYRPADGGYPRIQVDYTGRPGDDALAAWEGLEGATRSQSTDYKRVSMEEAEWRDYPTVADWVFERTEDGQRVRVINRGFKVDDGQGHAILVTCKADAWDGEACTTLRETAFETFRPR